In Daphnia magna isolate NIES linkage group LG7, ASM2063170v1.1, whole genome shotgun sequence, a single genomic region encodes these proteins:
- the LOC116928140 gene encoding dynamin isoform X8, translating into MSGNQGMESLIPLVNKLQDAFTSLGVQMSLDLPQIAVVGGQSAGKSSVLENFVGRDFLPRGSGIVTRRPLILQLINSPQEYGEFLHCKGRIFSDFDEIRKEIEADTDRLTGTNKGISNLPINLRVYSPHVLNLTLIDLPGLTKIAVGDQPPDIEMQIRSMILTFISKSSCLVLAVTPANIDLANSDALKLAKEVDPAGLRTIGVITKLDLMDEGTDARDILENKLLPLRRGYVGVVNRSQKDIDGRKDIKVAVAAERKFFLGHPSYRHMAERMGTPYLQRVLNQQLTNHIRETLPGLRDRLQKQLLSMEKEVEQFKNFRPDDPSIKTKAMLQMIQRLQSDFERAIEGSGTANINTEELSGGAKISRLFHERFPYEIVMMKYDEKKLRREIALAIRNIHGIRVGLFTPDLAFESIVKKQISLLKEPSLKCIDLVVTELTNVVRFCTAEMNRYPRLREEAERIITTQIRECEQRCKDQISFLNDCELAYMNTNHEDFIGFAKAENNSMTRAQQSSENASNTGRKLGNQVIRKGYMSISNLGIMKGGSRDYWFVLSSETLSWYKDDEEKDKKYMLNLDGLKLRDIEQGFMSRRHAIGLFNKDGRNVYKDYKQLEVSCETQDDVETWKASFLRAGVYPEKLSDTTNGEETGDRENSVSMDPQLERQVETIRNLVDSYMKIATKTTRDLVPKTIMHLMINHTKNFIMTELLANLYATGDTNNMMEESAEEAVKREEMLRIYHACKEALKIIGDVSMATVSTPVPPPVRGGNDDYFRSGPDNSSIGQRVSPPSPGGPNRRPMSGVASAPAPGPTSSVSRAPPAPPAAGRPAPAVPNRPGDATGRAPPAPPSRPGAGTGLPPPLVPTRRT; encoded by the exons ATGTCGGGCAATCAGGGAATGGAATCCCTTATTCCGCTCGTGAATAAACTGCAAGATGCCTTCACATCATTGGGGGTTCAGATGTCCCTTGATTTACCTCAAATTGCTGTTGTGGGTGGTCAAAGTGCAGGAAAAAGCTCTGTGTTGGAGAATTTTGTTGGCAG AGATTTCTTACCTCGAGGTTCTGGCATAGTCACTCGTCGTCCCCTTATTTTGCAGCTGATCAACTCTCCCCAAG aGTATGGAGAATTTCTGCACTGCAAAGGGAGGATATTCTCTGATTTCGATGAAATTCGAAAAGAGATTGAAGCAGACACTGACCGATTAACTGGTACCAATAAAGGAATTTCCAACTTGCCCATCAATTTGAGAGTGTACTCACCTCATG TTCTTAATTTGACCCTGATTGATTTGCCTGGCTTAACGAAAATTGCTGTCGGTGACCAACCACCTGATATTGAAATGCAGATCCGTAGCATGATTCTGACCTTTATCAGTAAATCTAGTTGTCTCGTTTTGGCCGTTACCCCTGCCAACATTGATTTGGCCAATTCGGATGCTTTGAAATTGGCAAAGGAAGTCGATCCTGCAG GTTTACGAACCATTGGTGTAATCACCAAGTTGGATTTGATGGACGAAGGAACGGATGCTCGTGACATCTTGGAGAACAAGCTGCTGCCTTTACGGCGCGGTTATGTCGGTGTAGTCAACCGCAGCCAAAAGGATATCGATGGACGCAAAGACATCAAAGTGGCTGTGGCGGCTGAACGCAAATTCTTCCTTGGCCATCCATCTTATCGCCATATGGCCGAGAGAATGGGAACCCCCTACCTGCAACGCGTTCTCAATCAGCAACTCACCAACCATATTCGTGAAACTTTGCCGGGATTAAGAGATCGTCTCCAG AAACAATTGCTGAGCATGGAGAAGGAAGTGGAGCAGTTCAAAAATTTTCGGCCAGATGATCCCAGCATCAAAACCAAAGCTATGCTTCA GATGATCCAGCGGCTACAGTCGGATTTCGAGCGAGCTATCGAAGGTTCCGGTACGGCTAACATTAACACGGAGGAATTATCTGGTGGTGCCAAGATCAGCCGCTTGTTCCACGAGCGTTTCCCCTATGAAATTGTCATGATGAAGTATGACGAGAAGAAATTGCGTCGTGAAATCGCGTTGGCCATTCGCAACATTCACGGTATTCGCGTTGGCCTCTTCACGCCCGACCTCGCCTTTGAGTCCATCGTTAAGAAGCAGATTTCCCTACTCAAAGAACCTTCCCTCAAGTGTATCGATTTGGTCGTCACCGAGCTGACGAACGTCGTCCGCTTCTGCACCGCAGAG ATGAACCGTTATCCTCGACTGCGTGAGGAAGCCGAGCGTATCATCACCACACAAATTCGCGAATGCGAGCAACGATGCAAGGACCAGATCAGCTTCCTCAACGATTGCGAGCTGGCCTACATGAACACCAACCACGAGGACTTTATTGGATTCGCCAA AGCGGAGAACAACTCCATGACACG cGCCCAGCAGTCTTCTGAGAATGCCAGCAATACCGGACGAAAGCTGGGCAATCAAGTCATCCGCAAAGGCTACATGTCCATCTCCAATTTGGGGATCATGAAAGGCGGCTCACGGGATTACTGGTTCGTTTTGAGCTCGGAGACCCTGTCGTGGTACAAGGACGACGAG gaaaaagataaaaagtaCATGCTGAACTTGGATGGTTTGAAGCTGCGTGATATTGAGCAAGGATTCATGTCTCGTCGTCATGCCATCGGTCTGTTCAATAAAGACGGTCGTAACGTGTACAAG GATTACAAACAGCTAGAAGTGAGTTGCGAGACCCAAGACGATGTCGAAACCTGGAAGGCGTCGTTCTTGCGTGCAGGTGTCTACCCTGAAAAACTATCTGATACCACCAACGGTGAAGAAACTGGAGATCGTGAGAATTCCGTATCGATGGACCCCCAACTCGAGCGACAG GTTGAAACTATTCGCAATTTGGTTGATTCGTATATGAAAATCGCCACCAAGACGACGAGAGATTTGGTGCCTAAGACGATCATGCACTTGATGATCAACCACACCAAGAATTTCATTATGACTGAGTTGCTGGCCAACCTTTACGCTACGGGTGACACG AATAATATGATGGAAGAGAGCGCAGAAGAGGCCGTTAAACGGGAGGAGATGCTTCGAATTTACCATGCCTGTAAAGAGGCCCTGAAGATTATCGGTGACGTGTCGATGGCCACCGTTTCGACGCCCGTTCCACCACCCGTGAGGGGTGGCAACGACGACTACTTTAGGTCTGGACCTGATAATTCCAG taTTGGCCAGCGAGTATCGCCTCCGTCTCCAGGCGGTCCTAATCGTCGCCCAATGAGCGGTGTTGCTTCGGCTCCTGCTCCTGGACCGACTTCTTCAGTCAGCCGAGCTCCACCAGCTCCTCCTGCAGCTGGTCGTCCTGCACCGGCCGTGCCCAATCGACCAGGAGATGCGACAGGCAGAGCCCCACCGGCCCCACCTTCACGCCCCGGAGCAGGAACTGGCCTCCCTCCGCCACTAGTGCCAAC CCGGCGCACGTAG